One Marasmius oreades isolate 03SP1 chromosome 2, whole genome shotgun sequence DNA segment encodes these proteins:
- a CDS encoding uncharacterized protein (BUSCO:EOG09264KK7), with protein sequence MSTHDDHEDLKASTTPGYKPTAAKTAEEYARLDAEDESLARWKASLGITGGGSAPATGPKVTVLSLELHSDTLPPGKTIVLDLKDGKETVQNTKKEPIVIKEGVEYNVRIHFRVNHSIISGVRYLQVVKRSGIKVDKLEQMLGSYGPSPDEKPYTKNFEPEESPSGMLARSGTYDVKSRVQDDDGEIYADFSWHFKLAKEW encoded by the exons ATGTCAACC CACGACGATCACGAGGATCTCAAAGCCTCCACCACACCAG GTTATAAGCCAACTGCTGCCAAGACAGCGGAGGAATATGCTCGGTTGGACGCCGAAGACGAAAGTTTGGCACGCTGGAAGGCCTCTCTAGGAATCACCGGAGGTGGTTCTGCTCCTGCCACTGGTCCAAAA GTCACTGTTTTGTCGCTGGAATTACATTCGGATACCCTTCCTCCCGGCAAGACCATCGTTCTTGATTTGAAAGACGGCAAGGAAACAGTACAGAATACAAAGAAGGAGCCTATCGTTATCAAAGAGGGTGTAGAGTACAA CGTCCGAATTCATTTCAGGGTCAACCATTCCATTATCTCG GGAGTTCGCTACCTTCAGGTAGTGAAACGGAGTGGAATCAAAG TGGACAAGCTAGAGCAGATGTTGGGCTCGTATGGTCCATCGCCAGACGAAAAGCCATATACGAAGAATTTCGAACCGGAGGAATCTCCCTCTGGAATGCTCGCAAGGTCAGGAACTTACGATGTTAAAAGCCGGGTTCAGGACGATGACGGTGAAATCTATGCCG ACTTTTCGTGGCACTTCAAGCTCGCGAAGGAGTGGTAA
- the PSMB6 gene encoding Proteasome subunit beta type-6 (MEROPS:MER0001645) has translation MDHIDMQQIKNGEVNLGTSIMAVQFEGGVVIGADSRTTTGSYIANRVTDKLTFLHDRVYCCRSGSAADTQAIADMGHYYLQMQAQSLGSAPAVLTAASLMEKMCYQNKDQLSAGIIVAGWDESGGPSVYNIPLGGGLFRQPWAIGGSGSTYVYGYCDATYQEGWGRDETINFVKNTLALAMSRDGSSGGCIRMCVITEDKVERLFVPGDELPRFWEGREVLGEAKKPTINRDVVPMAVEV, from the exons ATGGACCACATCGACATGCAACAGATCAAGAATGGCGAAGTTAACCTCGGT ACCTCAATTATGGCCGTCCAATTCGAAGGCGGTGTCGTTATTGGGGCTGACAGTAGAACGACCACCGGAAGCTACATC GCCAATCGGGTAACAGACAAGCTTACCTTCCTCCACGACCGTGTCTACTGTTGTCGATCCGGTTCAGCAGCAGATACACAAGCCATTGCGGATATGGGCCATTATTACCTCCAGATGCAAGC ACAGAGCCTGGGATCGGCCCCTGCAGTGCTCACCGCAGCTTCATTGATGGAGAAAATGTGCTACCAAAATAAGGACCAACTCAGCGCAGGTATCATTGTCGCGGGTTGGGACGAGTCGGGTGGTCCAAGCGTGTATAATATCCCACTTGGTGGTGGTCTTTTCCGTCAGCCATGGGCTATCGGAG GTTCTGGCTCAACATATGTTTATGGTTACTGTGACGCTACTTACCAGGAAGGATGGGGGAGAGATGAAACCATAAACTTCGTTAAGAACA CTCTGGCTTTGGCAATGTCCCGCGATGGCTCATCGGGAGGATGTATTCGGATGTGCGTCATCACTGAAGACAAGGTAGAGCGCCTGTTCGTCCCCGGAGATGAACTACCAAGGTTCTGGGAGGGAAGAGAGGTCCTTGGTGAAGCAAAGAAGCCTACCATAAATAGGGATGTGGTACCTATGGCTGTCGAGGTGTAG
- a CDS encoding uncharacterized protein (BUSCO:EOG092644WX; MEROPS:MER0000553) — MTSIGTGYDLSASTYSPDGRIFQVEYANKAVENSGTAIGLRVKDGVVLAVEKLVHSKLLIPEANRRIQAIDKHVAMATAGLLADGRQLANRARDESASYRDNFRAPAPLKYLADRLGSYMQVYTLYSSVRPFGISTIVGGIDENGPSLYVIEPSGVFYGYYGAAVGKGRQLAKTELEKLNLSELTTRQAAMEAARIIHLVHDKAEKHFELEMSWIGDETNGLHLPVPKDLFAEADAKARAALEEDLE, encoded by the exons ATGACTTCCATCGGCACTGGCTACGATCTCTCCGCAAGCACATATTCTCCAGACGGGCGTATATTCCAG GTCGAGTATGCGAACAAAGCAGTCGAGAATTCAGG GACTGCAATAGGACTAAGAGTCAAGGACGGTGTTGTGCTGGCTGTAGAAAAGCTGGTACATTCGAAACTTTTGATACCGGAGGCAAACCGTCGAATACAGGCTATCGACAAACATGTCGCTATG GCTACTGCAGGACTCCTAGCCGACGGAAGACAATTGGCGAACAGGGCCAGAGATGAATCTGCAAGTTATCGTGATAACTTCCGGGCTCCAGCACCGTTGAAA TATCTTGCAGATCGGTTAGGCTCATACATGCAAGTATATACCTTGTACTCTTCCGTTCGTCCATTCGGGATAAGCACAATCGTTGGGGGTATTGATGAGAACGGACCATCGTTATATGTCATTGAGCCTAGTGGTGTCTTTTAC GGATACTACGGAGCTGCGGTTGGCAAAGGTCGCCAGCTCGCTAAGACTGAGCTGGAGAAGTTGAACCTCTCCGAACTTACAACGCGCCAAGCAGCAATGGAGGCCGCCCGGAT TATACATCTCGTCCACGATAAAGCAGAGAAACATTTTGAGCTGGAGATGTCATGGATCGGTGATGAGACGAATGGGCTTCATCTCCCGGTCCCGAAAGATCTATTTGCCGAAGCAGACGCCAAAGCGAGGGCAGCGTTGGAGGAGGATCTCGAGTAG
- a CDS encoding uncharacterized protein (CAZy:GH105): MSTRNINPLKVNVVKKIKSLIDCLVGIKDETGEFLMPLADGRVIDTKGWNDWEWTHGIGLYGLLKFHEISGDQGSLRIALAWFRDRFEIGTTKNVNTMSPLLTAAYLHEANRADYLVHLDSWAEWVMYDMPRTEEGGLQHITYLADHHQQLWDDTLMMSVLPLAKIGLVLQRPHYVEEAKRQFLLHIKYLQDVQTGLWFHGWTFDGRHHFGRARWGRGNCWITVAIPDFIEMLQLSEVDGIRLHLAASLVAQIDALVKFQDAKTGLWHTIIDDDSSYLEASCTAGFVYGIMKAIRLRLIPKEERYINAAKMAIEAVIENITDTGELKLVSFGTPVFNDIDGYKKIPLTSMPYGQSLALLALTEYLRTFL, translated from the exons ATGTCCACCAGGAATATAAATCCCCTCAAA GTTAATGTGGTAAAGAAAATTAAAAGCTTGATCGACTGCCTTGTGGGTATCAAGGATGAAACGGGAGAGTTTCTGATGCCTCTAGCCGATGGCAGAGTAATCGACACGAAAGGTTGGAACGATTGGGAG TGGACCCATGGGATAG GTCTTTACGGTTTGCTCAAGTTCCATGAGATTAGTGGCGATCAAGGCTCCCTTAGAATTGCCCTTGCTTGGTTCCGTGACCGTTTTGAGATTGGTACTACTAAG AATGTCAACACCATGTCTCCTCTTCTTACTGCAGCTTATCTTCACGAAGCAAACCGTGCTGACTATCTTGTCCATCTGGATTCCTGGGCCGAGTGGGTCATGTACGATATGCCGCGGACGGAAGAAGGTGGCCTTCAACACATAACGTACCTCGCGGATCACCACCAACAGCTGTGGGACGATACTTTAATGATGTCGGTCTTGCCTTTGGCCAAGATTGGCCTTGTACTGCAACGACCGCACTACGTCGAGGAAGCGAAGAGGCAGTTTCTACTTCA TATTAAGTACCTTCAAGACGTGCAGACAGGACTGTGGTTCCATG GTTGGACCTTCGACGGTCGACACCATTTCGGCCGTGCCAGATGGGGACGTGGTAATTGTTGGATAACCGTCGCCATTCCTGACTTCATTGAAATGCTTCAACTATCGGAAGTCGATGGGATTCGCCTACATCTAGCGGCCTCCCTTGTTGCTCAGATTGATGCACTGGTCAAATTCCAGGACGCGAAGACTGGGTTGTGGCACACCATTATCGACGATGATTCTTCATACCTGGAAGCATCTTGCACAGCTGGTTTTGTGTACGGCATAATGAAAGCCATTCGCCTTCGACTGATTCCGAAGGAGGAACGCTACATCAATGCTGCGAAGATGGCGATTGAAGCGGTCATAGAGAATATCACGGACACAGGGGAACTGAAGTTGGTATCATTCGGTACCCCAGTTTTCAACGATATCGACGGGTACAAGAAAATTCCGTTAACAAGCATGCCCTATGGGCAGAGTCTCGCACTTTTGGCTTTGACCGAGTACCTCAGAACATTTTTGTAG